A portion of the Pomacea canaliculata isolate SZHN2017 linkage group LG13, ASM307304v1, whole genome shotgun sequence genome contains these proteins:
- the LOC112554157 gene encoding uncharacterized protein LOC112554157, protein MLLLYFAMALLPVRHVHVSASPQSRERGGQSEAKEVLRSVAHTVEHVQALRSQQGDNTDRGLPAHLNFAKEFKMKLMRSHSALHTLDVAGEGSASQVQGHSFPKHNEGSPRRGQSDYAKIPEFTPSDDLNAEGLLLPEYEYFGDNDDIAGDPTEMLSMPSQRPDSRTVKTKNSMSTITSDRSTTNTAAENTKIQSLKAWRNRNLGSGLGSGSKSEQDAQMLHRLGGLDRLVDERNIAPFSSEQKTSSSRQSAAPEEHPSNATQETDDGFEINKRTSSRCHNPDVFRDDLPWTCRQTWRWRHLGEQRYPSRIYEAVCEESSCYYGHYRCTPVTYTLKILQVCPNVCEDDERVPYPLRTMPRMRTRWQYTDVNVTVGCMCTR, encoded by the coding sequence ATGCTGCTGTTGTACTTCGCGATGGCCCTTCTTCCTGTAAGGCATGTGCATGTTAGTGCTTCACCTCAGTCACGTGAACGAGGAGGCCAATCAGAAGCGAAAGAAGTCCTTCGAAGTGTGGCACATACCGTGGAACATGTCCAAGCTCTCAGGTCCCAACAAGGAGACAACACAGACAGAGGTCTTCCTGCTCATCTTAATTTTGCCAAAGAGTTTAAGATGAAGTTGATGCGATCGCATTCCGCCCTGCATACGTTAGATGTCGCAGGAGAGGGTTCAGCTAGTCAGGTTCAGGGTCATTCTTTTCCAAAACACAACGAAGGCAGTCCGCGTCGTGGTCAGTCTGATTACGCGAAGATTCCAGAGTTCACGCCCTCTGATGACCTAAATGCTGAAGGTTTGCTGTTGCCAGAATACGAATATTTCGGAGATAATGATGATATTGCAGGAGATCCAACTGAGATGCTTTCAATGCCCTCGCAAAGACCAGACTCGCGGACAGTAAAGACAAAGAACAGCATGTCGACGATTACATCAGACCGCTCCACCACCAACACAGCAGCCGAAAACACGAAGATTCAATCCCTCAAAGCTTGGAGGAATCGAAATTTAGGATCAGGGTTGGGGTCGGGGTCAAAGTCAGAACAAGATGCTCAGATGCTGCATCGTTTGGGCGGTCTGGATCGGCTTGTGGATGAAAGGAACATTGCTCCGTTTTCCAGCGAGCAGAAGACGAGTTCCTCGAGACAGAGCGCTGCACCGGAGGAGCATCCAAGCAACGCCACCCAAGAGACGGACGATGGTTTCGAGATAAACAAGCGCACTTCCTCGCGCTGCCATAACCCGGATGTTTTCCGCGACGACCTGCCGTGGACGTGCCGCCAAACCTGGCGGTGGCGCCACCTGGGCGAGCAGCGGTACCCGAGCCGAATCTACGAGGCGGTGTGCGAGGAGAGCTCCTGTTACTATGGCCACTACCGCTGCACCCCCGTGACGTACACCCTGAAGATCCTGCAGGTGTGCCCCAACGTATGCGAGGACGACGAGCGCGTGCCCTACCCGCTGCGCACGAtgccgcgcatgcgcacacgctGGCAATACACTGACGTCAATGTCACTGTCGGGTGCATGTGCACTCGCTAA
- the LOC112554613 gene encoding 5-formyltetrahydrofolate cyclo-ligase-like, translating into MATLRQAKATLRQEMKQKLANITKEEKDRQSDIVIKKVLQSPIFASSQRLSLFLNMPDEINTFPILQAAMAAKKACFIPHYQGPVMKMVHLVSLEDYYNLPLTKWNIKQPADNDLRPDAVDTGGLDLILMPGLAFSRQGARLGRGKGYYDSYLRRCHDSGVTPRTMALSFREQLVDHVPTGEHDFLVQEVVWATEEM; encoded by the exons ATGGCGACCTTACGACAAGCAAAGGCGACTTTACGCCAAGAAATGAAACAGAAGCTGGCGAACATTACCAAGGAGGAAAAGGATAGACAATCAGACATTGTTATCAAAAAG GTTCTACAGTCTCCAATCTTCGCCTCAAGCCAACGGTTGTCGCTGTTCCTCAACATGCCAGACGAAATCAACACCTTCCCGATTTTGCAAGCAGCCATGGCAGCAAAGAAAGCATGTTTTATTCCCCATTACCAGGGCCCAGTCATGAAGATGGTACACCTGGTCTCTTTGGAAGACTACTACAACTTGCCGCTGACCAAGTGGAACATTAAACAGCCGGCCGATAATGACCTTCGGCCAGATGCTGTGGACACAG GTGGCCTCGACCTGATACTGATGCCAGGTCTGGCCTTCTCCAGGCAAGGAGCTAGGCTGGGCAGGGGAAAAGGTTACTATGACAGCTATCTGCGACGCTGTCATGACTCTGGTGTGACTCCTCGCACAATGGCTCTGTCCTTCAGGGAGCAGCTGGTGGACCACGTGCCCACTGGTGAGCATGACTTTCTGGTGCAGGAAGTCGTGTGGGCAACAGAGGAGATGTAG
- the LOC112554614 gene encoding uncharacterized protein LOC112554614 yields the protein MSFSVILRDLDEEKERAIRQLFEINGWSYNAERLPHQTSRKRGRYPVNTDTRDGDVLASEGGETLPPGPDATPECPHCFQEPCITVGGRDVEFIGKGQAACPQNRAIRNSIYTNARIRRTLEGQEIPG from the exons atgagtTTCTCTGTGATACTGCGGGATTtagatgaagaaaaggagagggcaattcgtcagctgtttgaaataaatggctGGTCCTATAATGCCGAACGACTCCCACACCAAACTTCTAGAAAAC GAGGAAGATACCCAGTGAATACGGATACGCGGGATGGCGATGTACTGGCCAGTGAGGGTGGAGAAACTTTGCCCCCCGGACCAGACGCGACACCTGAATGTCCACACTGCTTCCAGGAACCCTGCATAACAGTAGGAGGTCGCGACGTCGAGTTTATCGGGAAGGGACAGGCGGCTTGTCCTCAAAATCGAGCAATTCGGAATAGCATATATACAAATGCTAGAATTCGTAGGACTCTGGAGGGACAGGAGATACCTGGATAG